The Melitaea cinxia chromosome 22, ilMelCinx1.1, whole genome shotgun sequence genome segment GTTCTGCTGCAAAACGTAAATCACAATACACCTATTTCAACCAATTACTGTTTTTGAAATCAGTGCTGGACACAAACGCAACAGAAAATAGTCTCGAAGAGGCAAGTCAAGAAAATGAAAGTGCAAGATCTTCTGATCTTGAGACTCAACAGTCTGCATCAAAGTCGCTTAGAACAAAAAGGAAGAAAAAAATACCAAACGAAGAATCCGATACAGACCCTCTAATTTCAGTTCTGCATAAGACCATAGCGACTACACAGAATGATTCAAATTGTGACAGACTGTTTCTTTTATCCCTCCTCGAAAGATTTCAAACAATCCCTGCTGCAATGAAGACCAAAGCGAAAATGGAAATCATggaaattatagaaaaataccAACCGAACTGTACACCTACAACAGCGCGCATAAACTATTCAAGTAATTTCAATACTCTTAACGACCAAGAATATGACCCGCATCGACCGAGTTATTCAGGTTATTCTACTACCAACAGGATATCAGATGATTCAAATTACAGCGATACTCATACTCATTATTCTGATATTTCTCAAAATTCAGAAATGATAGACCTATTTCCCAATTTGAATGATTAATTGTTCACAATTGccattttttaagttatgaaaatacaaataatttgattatctacttcagttttttaatatttaaaaacatgttataagCAAGCCCTTTTCCTCTCCTTTTCAAAGTCGTAAAGTAGAATACTACTGAACAATagttcataaattttttaaagtggcaaAACCTTGGTCAATGAATTATACAGGTTGTTGTGAAAAACGCAACAGTGGTGGTTTAGGGTGATTCAGAATCAAGTCTTGTATAAttcaaatttacaaaaaaatccgTTTAGcagtttaagtaaaaaaaaggccctatcacattatttttatttttcctgtACACAATACTCCATTCCGAAACatcctttaaaatatatcacgtattttttaaacattctgtatttaaaaaagaaaaagcttaccttattgttattactaatttttcttCTGCTGGAATGCATTTCCGATAGTTGTTACCAGTTCCAgtaatttttggttttattgtaTCCAGTATAGATATTCTATTTCACGATGAAGGTTTGACTTTGCTTGTTGTTAACCGTGCACATACACATCGTGTTAGTGTGCGTAGGCCTCTGAGTGGTCAGTCACGATCGCAACGCGGTCCGTGTCACTAGTGTTTTGGGTCCGCGCAAGATGTCTACACAAAGTACTGTCAGCAAGGCAACTAAACACAGAAAAGTTGTTAAAAGTGAGGTaacattaattcattttttttttgtttgtatttaatgTAGTAGAGTTAGTTGACAGTACTAATTTAGTTTGGTTTGATTTTAGGGTCGAAGCATAATAGCTAGCGTTTACCATTTCCTAAAAGAGGAGTATGAATTTACGAAATCAGTTATAGAGCCTAACTGTGATCTATCTCATTTACGAAATATTACTCAGCGTACAGCTGAGGCAACAGGTGTTTCTCTTTCAACTGTCCAACGGATCTTAAAAGAAAAGAAGGAATTGCCATCCACTTCCTCAAAGTTTACTTCTCCTATGAAGAAAAGAATAAAACGAGATAACAAGATAGACGTAGATAATTTCACAGCCGATGTTATACGAAGTACGGTACAAAATTTTCATGTCGTTCATAAAGTGATCCCAACGTTGGCGAACTTAAGAAgagttttaaatgaaaagatTGGCTTTGAAGGTTGTCTCGAAACGCTTCGACGGCTATTACTCAAATTAGGATACAAGTGGcgcaaaacagaaaataacCGAAAAGTTTTGACAGAACGTCATGACATACAGATGTGgcgactaaaatatttaaaaaagatatctGAATATCGCTCTCAAGGACGACCTATTGTCTACACTGATGAAAGTTATGTTCTTTCAACACACGTGCGCAACAACACCTGGgcacaaaaaaaagaaagcacgccatttttgaaaaagttaaGCACAGGTAGCAGATTTATATTAGTGCACGCGGGAACAGAGAATGGATTTATTGAAAATGCGTCATTGGTTTATAAGGCTAATTCTACAGTTGGCGATTATCATTCGAATATGAGctatgataattatataaaatggcTCAACGAAAAACTTTTACCAAATTTACCGGAACGCTCTGTCATTGTCTTAGACAATGCTTCTTATCAtaatacacaggctgaaaaaATGCCAACATCGACAACAAATAAAGCAGACATGCAGCAATGGCTCAGAGACAAGGGCATAGCATATGAACAATCTCTTCTTAAATTGGAATTAtatgacataattaaaaaacacaaagatcaacacataaaatacaaaatcgATGATTTTATCAAGAGCAAAGGTTTTGATGTTCTACGCCTCCCTCCTTATCACCCGGAATTGAATGCGATTGAAAACATTTGGGGAATTGTGAAAAATGATATCGcttcaaaaaatattgaacaaaaTATGACTAACATGGAAACACTAATAAATGAAAGCTTGAACAAAGTTACTAGCGAAACGTGGTGTAAAACCTGTACTcatgttaaaaaatagaaaaagaatacTTGAAATACTTTGACTTAGATTTTGAGTTCGTGATTGATTTGCAAAATGATTCCGACGACAGTGAACcagaatttgaaaattatgtaTCTGACAGTGATTAACAATATCGAATTCtgtcaatttttttcatttctttactGAATAAAAATGCATAAAACCCTATATCTACTTACTTTTTTCCATCAAGCAAGTTttttctaacaataaaatatatgtaatataggtatataaaagacaaatatttataatatatatattaataataataataataaatgaacatttatcaaatattcatcattaaaaaaataattatttaatataaaaatgcgtTTCTGATTTCTTTGCTAACGCTCCTTCAGTTTACACACACAAATGCGCCTGTCGGTACACGTCACTACTACAATAAAGGCAAAACCTTCATCGTGAAATAGAATAACTATAACAGGTTAAAAGTATTCGTTGACATTCTCATGTAATTAAAGAATCTCTtctcatacatttttaaatccaaaaaataagtataatataatccTTTAGTCTTTCTCTCGCAAAGTAATGGATGCACCCAAAACTGTCTTTTACGTGAAATCTTCCGTTTTCGTTTTCGTAGTAAATACACAAGCACAGTTAGCGTGATTATCTTCTGCACGTCCATCTTGACACATCCTTGGAAGTCGACTGCAAATTTTTCGGCCGTCCACATGTCGCGCTTGCCTACGCACCGGCGACCATGGCCGCGGCGGCCTGGCCGCGTCTATGGTCGCCAGTGCGTAGGCAGACTTAGAGTTTATTTTTCTGTCTCTTATTCGTCACCTCATTATGTACGCTACTATTTTAGATGGATCAATCATGACCTTCGGGAAATAGCCGAAAGCGAAAGCGAGTAGCACTAAATGTCTTGACAAATCAAAATACCCTAAGTCAATGGAGAGAAGCTGAGATGGAGCGAGACTTCAGTAATGTAAAGGGTGTCCAGCGGGaatttttcaactttaaatcAACGTTACTCATTTGTAAGCGGGGTTAGGGCCGCGGAGGGGGTGGCGTTAGAAGCGACGTTTCTGCGGATTTGTCAGTCGCCATGAGTCATTGGTCGGGCGCGCACCGCGCGTACGCGGTGGAACAATATTTGATGAACGGTAATTCGCCTATTCGAGCGCGTCGTGCTTTTTGTTTGCATTACAACATTCGGCGATTAAGCGATGGTCCGAGTACGCAGCTTATCAGAACGTGGGTGCAAAGATTTCGAGAAGAAGGGACAATGATCAATAGGCCGCCACCAGGACCGTCTACGTCGGCAGCAACACCAGAACGAGTGACACAGGTGCGTCAAGAAATTCTTAGAAATCCAAGGAAATCAGTAAGAAAGATTGCCGCCTCTACAGGCATTAAGAAGTCAACTGTGCACacgattttgaaaaaaaaaactaaagcttCATCCCTATAAAATGCAAATTGTCCAAAAATTGAATGAGAACGATTATGTTTCAAGGGAAAGGTACGCCAGAACGGCTTTGGAACGATTTCGAACCCCCAGAACACTTGGAAACATATTGTTCAGCGATGAGGCACATTTTCACATCGGGGGTTACGTAAACAAGCAAAATATGCGTTACTGGAATCCCAACAACCCAAAAGAACGTCATCAGAAAAGTTTGCACTGCCCTAAAACCACAGTATGGTGCGCCATCTCAGCTCAAGGAATAATCGgaccgtatttttttaatgagggGGAAACTGTGAATTCCTCTGTATACTGC includes the following:
- the LOC123664476 gene encoding uncharacterized protein LOC123664476 codes for the protein MKKRIKRDNKIDVDNFTADVIRSTVQNFHVVHKVIPTLANLRRVLNEKIGFEGCLETLRRLLLKLGYKWRKTENNRKVLTERHDIQMWRLKYLKKISEYRSQGRPIVYTDESYVLSTHVRNNTWAQKKESTPFLKKLSTGSRFILVHAGTENGFIENASLVYKANSTVGDYHSNMSYDNYIKWLNEKLLPNLPERSVIVLDNASYHNTQAEKMPTSTTNKADMQQWLRDKGIAYEQSLLKLELYDIIKKHKDQHIKYKIDDFIKSKGFDVLRLPPYHPELNAIENIWGIVKNDIASKNIEQNMTNMETLINESLNKVTSETWCKTCTHVKK
- the LOC123664477 gene encoding uncharacterized protein LOC123664477, which encodes MANFDTERFIIEVENRRGLWDLASNDYSNKDVKRQLWLEVVDIFGGESMEDKEKAELGITLQKRWKNLRDCFTRELRRLKDVKSGSAAKRKSQYTYFNQLLFLKSVLDTNATENSLEEASQENESARSSDLETQQSASKSLRTKRKKKIPNEESDTDPLISVLHKTIATTQNDSNCDRLFLLSLLERFQTIPAAMKTKAKMEIMEIIEKYQPNCTPTTARINYSSNFNTLNDQEYDPHRPSYSGYSTTNRISDDSNYSDTHTHYSDISQNSEMIDLFPNLND